Proteins from a single region of Thunnus albacares chromosome 14, fThuAlb1.1, whole genome shotgun sequence:
- the bnip4 gene encoding BCL2 interacting protein 4 has translation MSHQKDFSSDESLQGSWVELHFSNIGSQNTSHHGSQEQIPTSIQEGDLEKMLLDAQHESGRSSSRGSSQCNSPLRAQTPLLLWRGSEGNSSQSDEDFQERRREVEMLMKKNADWIWDWSSRPENNPPKEFLLKYPKRSTSLSIRNTSVMKKGGVLSADFLKLFLPSLIISHILAVGLGIYIGKRLTSHNTY, from the exons ATGTCGCATCAAAAGGACTTTTCATCTGACGAGAGTTTGCAAG GCTCCTGGGTTGAGCTGCACTTCAGTAACATTGGCTCGCAAAATACTAGTCATCACGGAAGCCAGGAGCAAATCCCCACATCCATCCAGGAGGGAGACCTGGAGAAAATGCTACTGGATGCACAGCACGAGTCAGGCAGATCCAGCTCCAGAGGAAGCTCTCAGTGCAACAG CCCACTCAGAGCACAGacccctcttcttctgtggagaGGCTCAGAGGGAAACAGCTCACAG TCAGATGAAGACTTTCAAGAAAGAAGACGGGAAGTGGAGATGCTGATGAAGAAAAATGCTGACTGGATCTGGGACTGGTCTAGCCGACCTGAGAACAATCCACCAAA GGAGTTCCTGCTGAAGTACCCTAAGCGCTCGACCTCCCTCAGCATCAGGAACACCAGCGTCATGAAGAAAGGAGGAGTTCTCTCTGCTGACTTTCTAAAGCTTTTCCTTCCCTCATTAATCATTTCTCACATACTTGCTGTTGGCCTTGG GATATACATCGGGAAGCGCCTCACCTCCCACAACACCTACTAA
- the ppp2r2d gene encoding serine/threonine-protein phosphatase 2A 55 kDa regulatory subunit B delta isoform, protein MAGVAGGNDFQWCFSQVKGAIDEDVAEADIISTVEFNYSGELLATGDKGGRVVIFQHEQESKNRPHLRGEYNVYSTFQSHEPEFDYLKSLEIEEKINKIRWLPQQNAAHFLLSTNDKTIKLWKISERDKRAEGYNLKDEDGRLRDPFRITSLRVPVLMPMDLMVEASPRRIFANAHTYHINSISVNSDHETYLSADDLRINLWHLEITDRSFNIVDIKPANMEELTEVITAAECHPHQCNVFVYSSSKGTIRLCDMRAAALCDRHSKFFEEPEDPSSRSFFSEIISSISDVKFSHSGRYMMTRDYLSVKVWDLNMENRPVETYQVHEYLRSKLCSLYENDCIFDKFECCWNGSDSAIMTGSYNNFFRMFDRNTRRDITLEASRESSKPRATLKPRKVSTGGKRKKDEISVDSLDFNKKILHTAWHPKDNVIAVAATNNLYIFQDKIN, encoded by the exons ATGGCGG GAGTTGCAGGAGGAAATGATTTTCAGTGGTGTTTCTCTCAAGTGAAAGGAGCGATAGATGAAGATGTTGCGGAAG CTGACATAATCTCAACAGTTGAATTCAACTATTCTGGAGAACTGCTTGCAACTGGAGATAAAGGAGGCAGAGTAGTGATATTTCAACATGAACAGGAG tcaAAGAATCGTCCACACCTGCGCGGGGAGTACAACGTCTATAGCACTTTTCAGAGTCACGAGCCAGAATTTGACTATTTGAAAAGTTTAGAAATcgaggaaaaaataaataaaataagatggCTACCCCAACAAAATGCTGCTCACTTTCTACTTTCGACAAATG ATAAAACTATCAAATTGTGGAAAATAAGTGAAAGAGATAAACGGGCAGAAGGTTACAACCTGAAAGATGAAGATGGACGACTCAGAGACCCCTTTAGAATCACCTCTTTACGG GTACCAGTACTGATGCCAATGGATCTCATGGTAGAAGCAAGCCCACGGAGGATCTTTGCAAATGCGCACACCTATCACATTAATTCCATTTCTGTAAATAGTGATCACGAAACGTACCTCTCCGCAGATGACCTAAGAATAAATCTATGGCACTTGGAAATCACAGACAGAAGTTTTA ATATTGTAGACATCAAGCCCGCCAACATGGAGGAACTGACAGAAGTAATCACAGCTGCTGAGTGCCATCCACACCAATGCAATGTATTTGTGTACAGCAGTAGCAAAGGCACCATCCGCCTGTGTGACATGCGAGCAGCAGCACTCTGCGATAGGCACTCAAAGT tctttgagGAGCCTGAGGATCCAAGCAGCCGATCCTTTTTCTCTGAGATCATCTCCTCCATCTCGGACGTGAAGTTCAGTCACAGCGGACGCTATATGATGACACGTGACTACCTCTCCGTCAAAGTTTGGGACCTCAACATGGAGAACAGGCCAGTGGAGACGTATCAG GTCCATGAATACCTGCGCAGCAAACTCTGCTCCCTGTATGAAAACGACTGCATCTTTGACAAGTTCGAGTGCTGCTGGAATGGCAGTGACAG TGCCATCATGACCGGCTCCTACAACAACTTCTTCCGAATGTTCGACCGCAACACCAGGCGGGACATCACACTGGAGGCGTCCCGGGAGAGCAGCAAACCCCGGGCTACCCTCAAACCACGCAAAGTGTCCACCGGCGGCAAAAGGAAGAAGGATGAAATCAGCGTGGACAGCCTAGACTTCAACAAGAAGATCCTCCACACTGCCTGGCACCCCAAAGATAACGTGATAGCTGTGGCAGCCACCAACAACTTGTACATTTTCCAGGACAAAATCAACTAG